The following is a genomic window from Oncorhynchus kisutch isolate 150728-3 linkage group LG6, Okis_V2, whole genome shotgun sequence.
CCCTCGCTGTGGAGGCACCAAATAGGAGTCAGCACAACGCACTTATATGGGAGATAAACAATTCTGCAAGAACTTGTCATAGCTCTGAATACAATAAAAACTTACCTCCTGTTCAGTGAACAGGATATCTGTGTAACGGAGCTGAAATACCAAGGAAAAATGCAGTGAATTAATGGCTGATTTACAGTACACACAGAGCATTTcagattcaaatcaaatgttatttgtcacacacacatgtttagcaggtgttattgcgggggtagcgaaatgcttgtgcttctagttccgacagtgaaGCAATATCTaaaaagtaatatctaacaatttcacaacaaatacctaatacacacaaatctaagtaaaggaattaagaatatataaatatatggacaggCAATGTCAGAGCGACAGACAGAttcagtagatagtatagaatacagtatatacatatgagatgagtaatgcaagatatgtaaacattattaaagtgacattatttaaagtgactagtgttccatttattaaagtggccaatgatttcaagtctctGTATGTAGGCTGCAGCCTCTCTGATTATAGGATTTCTCCAAATTAGGATGAAAGGTGAGCAGCAAGTTTGGGGCAGTTTAGTCAAGCTGAGGCGTAAACTCACATCCATGTCATCTCTCTTCCTGATCTCTGGGTGTGTCTGTTCAATCAGGCAGTCCACGAAACACGTCTGCACACAATAAACAAATCCATTAAATCACAAGAATGCCAACAGTCTAGTTACTAACATCCATGATTTAGCCAGGTCTGGCTCTAAAGCAGGTCAATTGCTGAGTTTTTAACCTTGCCGTGGTGCAGGTGGCCACACAGGGTGACATTACGGATCAGCTCGGGACTGTCCATTAGGTCAGCCAGGAACCTGCagaagaggagaggtaggggtTAAACATGGACCTTTGGTgagtatagacagagacagacagacacaggtctAGTTTACAACAGTCAAACTTGTGAATGGTCAATTACATACTCCATGTCATAAACAGTGGAAGGTAGCTCCTGTTCCATCAGAGTGAACTGCTTGTTCCTTACAGGCTTGATGATGGGTtctgatggggatggagagaaaatGGGAATAAGTTTAATACTATCATATCTGAATTAATGCATATATGTGCTTGTGTATAAGTgaaactgtgtttgtgtgtgtggtgtctgaccTGTGAGGGGCTGTGCGTCCTCTTCCTGGACTAAAGTTTCCACCTCCGGCCCGTACACTTCCTCTGCTGTAGGATAGTATTTCTTATCCTCGTGCAGAACTACCTCCATTCCTGGGACATCTTCATCAGCATCAGCCGgctcatcatcctcatcctcatcagcCTTCACAAAGCAGAAAGGGACACAAGCATGTCATGAAATGACCAGACATTATAAACAACCCTACTTCATTTTTGTTAGAATGCGTTGTAATGTGCATTAACGTCTATCGTCTATGCTCTCTGTTGATTTCAGTAAACAAACCTCATCCGCATCTCTGTCGTCTGTCTCCAGATCATCATCCTCGTCAGAGTCTAGTTCTGGACCAATGTAGTTCCCAAACTCGTCATACAGATCCGTCTCCATTGTGAAAGGGACTGAGTAAGAGGAAAACATAATGGATTAGCATTAAAACTGCATCACACCCACGCACATGATTTAGCCTTCTGCAAAGTGTACCTTCTACAAACCAATGAATGTTGTCTACTTTAACTCTGCAATTAGTTAGCTGTGTTACTGGTTCAGATGTTCATGTATAACGTTTcagatgcgcgcacacacacacacacacacacacacacacacacacacacacacacacacacacacacgtacgcacgctaGATACTACATGCATTGGCGAGTAACTTGAGAAAATCACGAAAAGAAACCCATCAAACTCACACCTCAAAGACAATGGTTCACTTTAAAAAGGCCTGAAATGTGCAACTTTGTAATACAGATATTTAGTAGCTACAGTAATctcttagctagctagttagcagataGCAGTTATATAGGGAATGAATGGCATCCCTAACCAACGGACAGGCTGTGTTGCGTTTGATGATGTTTCGATTTTCTACAATAAAGTAGCAAGCTTGTTCTGGAGAATATATCAGCACAAAAACACATAACGTTACCTTGATGTGCAAAAAGAGCGGTAGTTTCAAATTTGTATCACTATTTTCCTAATTATTTGAACTATTCACAATGTTTTCTCTTCTGTTTCCAAACCATGCACATGTAGGACCCCTCAATGCAAACGGACGTCGAGCGTAGGTGATGCACAAATGTAGACTATCTTCATATTGCCTGATTGTATATTTTTATTAAAGTACAATGCATTAAAAATAATGATATTCAAATAATATATCTCTGGTTATTTGTTTTATGAAATGTATATAACATGTACAGTCCACAGATATTGTATTTGCTAATATATTTGGAAGAAAATGTTCACGCGCGCGAAGTCTCTTGCCTGGGCTATATTTTTTTGTACAGGCGCATATTTTACATGAACGACAAGCGAGATAACTCAGGATAGATATTTGGTACTGAAAGTCAATGTTTGCGTTAGATGGATTTGTAGGTTTGTTATAAAGGCCTAGTGCACTCAAAATGTTGTTTTCTGTATTTTGtgtcatattgtacaacagctaaTGAAACTAACATTGTAAAAACTATTTTAGCAGTACAAAAGATTTGATCAGCAGGTACTAGTTTCCAAACAATTtgagacagattttcatgcacatattttaaaatctgcataaaacaatatgagcattttcccaccagaaatGTGTTTCTACCAAACTGACTTTTtgtggataaaaggctgtgccTGATGACATACTGCACATAAAAAAAATGCTTAAATTCACATGTACCGAatgaaaaatacaagttaaatgggtttccatcgcattttcaactttACTGATGGTTTTGTTACAAAAACTGTTTCTTTATATAGCAAATATGTCCACTATGGTCTTGGTACaagcactctagccaacagcttgcagatacagtgaaggtaggctacctacattatgagattattatTATAAGAGTgatattatttgtatttgtaaaaCGGCAGCCCATCATTGATCATATTGTCACAagaataagacccttgatatttattgTAAAGAAGCAtaaagctcatcaccttgcacattcaccaccctgtgaagttaatCATAACTTATTCatctttatttgatttatttttatttaactaggcaagtcaattaagaacaaattcctatttacaatgacggcctaccccggccaaacctagactgatgctgagccaattgtgtgccgccctatgggactcccagcctgttgtgattcagcctggaattgaaccagggcctgtagtgacgcctttagcacagagatgctgtgccttagaccgctgcgccactcaatctgtagcctaataaaccgCAAgctttcctgagtcgtagtgggaggaccacacaacatatcctcgcgtgactccaagttgacTTCGATTTGATGgctattatatcaatatttgtacataaaggcatttccaccgccatttccCGCATAAATCATTTTACCGACACAGAAAGTTCCCACCATGTcgaaataaaaaaattgtctgtcagcatttataaaattgtaccggcATTTTATGTTTCCATTAGGCCGGTCGTGAGTTTTTCATACATCAAGTAATTCATCCGcatgaaatggttggatggaaacatGGTGAATGTTATGCTTCTTCCtaatagttgctggttgaaaatacaatctacacaggaccaTCTAATCAGAAGGTTTTTCGCATGGGTGGAGTTTCAGCTTCACTGGTGACATTCCCAGGCAGTAaataagttaatagaccaatgacaaagagagttccaaacttgTCTGCCAATAACAGTTAGTTTTCAGTTTTGCCCGCACCACTAAGACCACTCCGGGACATTCTTAGCAAAATGAATGCTTGAGAAATAGGTTTTGGCTataaagctatttttgtttatttttgaccattttactgGAAAATCATTACTGTAAGGGTTTTAATTTTTACTCAAATGATTTGACGTTgatataaaaatggctgcattgggcctttaaggtGGAGACGACAGTCATATATTTGCCAAATGCAGATGAATTGCAACCATTATCACGATATATAAGTTGTTAAACTAGCTTTCTCTAATAGCCTGCTCTTGGTAAACAGTTTAAGTGGTTACAGTCATTATGTGAAACAAAAACATTGGACTGTTCTTGTTCTCAAAATTCTGTTTAATGTCATAGATATCTTTTAGATAGGCTAGGCCTGCTTATAATACAACCAATGGATAAATCCTCAGGGGCTCAAGCGATGTTGGcacaattataatttttttgttgttgtggaaaTTGACAATTGTTCATTGATGGTTGCATAGTTCTGGGGTGTCAGATGACTGGCATGAGGAACAAATCTGCCTCTGTAATTCAGTAGGCCTTGTAATATGTCGAACCAAAAGTATGCATTTTATCAGCGATTACACAGAATAGATTCAGAATCTCTTTGGTGTCATGGTGAACTATTTTTCACCCACTTTGGAGACATTATTTAGACCTTTCCTTTATCACATTGGTTTTGGCCTATCTCACAGCTAATTATCCTTCGTGGTCTAATGTTTTGAGAGGGAGGGGTGTGGCATAGGCATGGGTGCGAAACGTATCTAAATCGTGTTCAAGCCTATTGTGCTGCTGCCTTAAGAAACACTGTTTCCAGTGGTACCTATGTGTAGAGAATAACATAGTGGGGTGCAAATACAGTGTGTTAGGATAGGACATTAAAGTACAGACTCGGAAGTTAAGTTCATGGCTTTATATTCCTGCTGGTGGTGGAACAAGTACATGGTACATATTAAAAACAGACATGtatacacaaataataataataatacatgttttaaaatgacaATATTTAGTTATGCCATATGGTACATTACAATTGAACTTATTTTCCCAAACTTTAAAACTGGTCTCCAGTTGCAATCTGTAGGTCTGCCAGTAGATGGCGATGTTGTCACATTACATTTTCCCTGATCAGCCATAAATTCTCTATTTCAAAGAGCACTGTTAACAAGTAAACAACACCATTCATTATTGATAATATAAGATAATAATTACACTGGAATAGCCACCCATTCGTTTAGCATCGACAATGCCATTGTGTGGACTGGAGAGGGCTAGAATCAGAGAACGGGCCACTAACTAACATGATCTGCTGCCCTACTGACCTAGTTTGACTGTTAATAAACCAATAGAGCTCAGTGTCAAAGGAATATAGGTAATGCATCAGTCCTAAATGTATCACTGCAGAACCCCCTATTCAGTCAATGATGTATGTTTGTTCCTCTTCCCTCTCAATCCAGCGTAAGAGGATCAATCCCTGTAAAAGCTTGGTTGACTCAATACTGGCCTGATTGGTAGGGTATCAACTAAGGCATAGGTCTCTGCTTTTATTGGGTTGCTATCTTTCATTGACCTTAAGCCTAGAGTATGAGGAGCTGGACTGAAAGACTACAGTATCTCTAGCTCTATGGCTGAGTCAGAGTAAGACAGATGGACTGAGCGGAAGTGTGACACTGTCTGTCGCAGGCAATATATCAAAGGCCTGTTCAATTGGCATGCTCTATTCTTGAGTGTAGAGTGTTTTTTCAttgatgtgtgtcagtatgtggtTTTGTGGGTATTTGATCTGGGAATGTGatttgtgtatgagtgtgtatgggtgtgtgtgtgtgcgtatctgAGTATTTGCTCATGGGTGTGTGTGAGCAGGTGGTGTACCCCCCCGCCCCCCTAGAGTCATTATTTCTCCTCTGCGTGCTTCCTGAGTCGCTCCACCACATCATCTCCACTGGCCCATGGCACAGTGACAGCCTTGAACTCCCCCGGCCTGGCCTCGTGGATCTCAGTGATCAGCCGGTGCATGGGGTAGTCCCGCCGGGCGAACGCCGTGTCCCGGGGGCCCAGGATCAATGACGGGCAGAAGTCGTTGGCCCCATCGCCCACGTAAAATACCCTCTGGAACGGCCGCCCACGCTCCTGCGTCCGCCTCATCACATAGTCCCTCAAGATCACCTGCTTGCACATGTTCTCCGGGCAGCGCAGGCAGCTGTGAGAGTGGAAGGGGCGCAGCACCAGCCGGCCATCCTTGTCGAAGGTGGCAGGGTTGGTGAAGATCTTGACGAAGAGCTGGCGGGCCCCAACGCGGCGGAGCCAGGATTCGATGAAGAAGGTGTTGGCATCAGACACCAGAACCACCTCAAAGTCCTGCGGGGGGCGGTGGCGGAGGAACTGGAACAGGGCCAACATGCCGGGAGAGGCGGGGATCTTCTCGATGACAGAGCGGATGGCGCTCTCGGGCACGCCCTTCTCTGCCATGTAGGCTAGCACGCGCTGCATGTACTCGTTGTAGTGGCCCGGCCGGTATGTGTCCTTCAGCCAGGCGGGGAGGTTCTGCCCTGGTGCTGCCTGCACCACCACATCATCACTGCTCTCATTCACAATGGTCTCGTCAAAGTCAAAGATGATGAGGAAGCGCCTGTCAGAGGGGGGTGTTGCTGAGTTGGCAGCCATGTTGTTTGTGGAGCGTCTGGAACGTGGGGGGGTAACGTCCTTGCCTGGGGGAGAGCCAAAGCAGTTCATGATTGGCTTTGCCACAACCTCTTACTGAGATGAGTGGCACCAAAATCCCGCTCTTTTGCACCTTTTGTTCTCTCGTTCACGACGAGGCAGGTCGGAAAACACAAGGTAGGGGTTCTGGGAAGAATGTGTCTAataggacagggaggaggaggatggaagcaGAGGAAAAAGTAAAGATTGAAGAGGAAAAGACAaacaaaatacaaacatttagAGAATTTCTTTTTTCAATGGACCTGAAATAGAAAGATTATAAGTGGTATGAGAAAGAATCATTTTGCCAATATCAGCGTGGGTTGTATTTCTGCTTGGTAGCCACCCAACATGTGCTTGATGTTTTATAGTATACATTTCTACCCCTGAAACCACATTAAGTCTGAGCAAGTCACAAGTCTTCAGGTCCGAGTCCTTTATAGTCACTGAGTCGTATCACAAGTCACTTGCAGTGCTAAGCTGCCAGGCAACCATTTTTATATGTACTAAATGCAGTTACATTGTTGCACATTGTAAGGATATCTAGATCATTTAGCTCTCTAACATTTGCTGTTGTAGCTAGTGTGTTAAATTACGCAACAAAGATATATTTTCAAAGGCCCTACTGATCGTGTCGAGTCATATCTGGTCCTGGACTAGAGTACTATAATACAGATGGTTTTACCATTTGAAACGTCAAAATGTAAAGTCACATTATTATGTAAGTGGTACAGCTGTGATGTCCTGCACCTGTGCAGCTGCAGAACATTGAAACGTAATAAGACCAAGTAATACACATGATGAGTCAACAGCATGCAAAGTAAACTGATATCTTAAAtcaagacatttttttttttacgccaGCCTGCCTACACGTCATGCGATGCTCTGTTTGAAGCTGCAAGGAATCAGTGAGAAGAACGGAACATACTGTACTGACCTTCAATGTTCCGTGCTGTCAACAGGGGGTTCCTAGAACACTATCAACCAATGCATGGGATCTGTAAAGTGAGGAGGAAAAATAAGGAACGGGAAAACCCTGTAAATAACCCCAAGAGACGGACACTGTTCAATGTTGTAGTTCTCTACAATGCCAGAAAATGTAGCGCGCTCTGCAGCTCTTACTGTAGGCAAATAATGTCATGTAACCATCTTCATACAATATTAGGCTACATACAAATGTATGCAATGAATATAGTACAGTAGCGCATTATATCATGCCATTTCACAGGAATATCAATTACTTAACCTATAAGAATTTGTTCCAAAAACCGAGTAGACTGATGAACATCTAATAGATACATTAGCCTTTATGCAAATGTGTCCTAATCCACGAGTGAACGCGCTGTATTTACGCACTGGAAAACGTCCCGACGGTTAGTTTACTAAATAATTAATCTTATTTGCAGAGCAAAGGACAATAGCAAAAAATGTACCAGTAAGAATGTATGTCCACAAACATGTCCCGACGGCACGGTTGTCCCTCGCAGTATCTCTAAAGGTGCCTATGTTCTTGAATTGGTCACCGGCATGCTGTACTTTGTCCAGTCTCGAACTTGACCATCACTTGGTTATATATAGGTTTGATTGTCGAGGAACAGGGTGCTTTCAGCTCGTTTTATTGGCTGTCAAAACCACTGAGCTTGCTACGATTATGACGTCCTAGGCTACGCAACAACGGGCCATTTGGCGTCCGCCTCCAATATCCTGTGTAAGTGAACCCATAGAGCAGCAGACAGGCTGGAGAGGTTGGTTGATTCTGGTTTGAATATCATTCAGCACAGCCTCCACAGAGAACGTGGGAGAGATTCCGTTTGTTGTGTTCTCTCAATGTATGCATAACAAAACTGCTTAGTGGTATGTACACAAAATAGGCCTGTTATGTGACATCATTTACAGTCTTTTTGCTGTGTGTGCAAACCACACATCCCTAATTGACCCAAGGGTGACACCAAGAACACAGAGCACAATGTTCAAATTTATGGAAAAATAAACTATGAATGGTTTACAAGTGGTTTAGAAAAAAGGTGAAAACAAGACATTTGCACCTCTGAATGCTCAGCCACTGCGACCCAGCAGGTTACcctcccccaaccccccccctCATGTCTTTATCTCCTCTCAGACAGCCTCccttcctcctgcctctctgccaCAAGAGCCAATAATGCCTAGCAGTTGGGAAGTGACTATTTCTGAACACAGATGGGAGTGCAGACCTATCTGGTGCTGTGTATTCACCCTGGCCCTCCTCCCACTCACAGTGCAAGAGAATGAACCTGACCACCCACTCACATACAGCATCAGTGCTgtggtgagtcagtcagtcactcacacGTTCCTCTGCCACTCCCAGCAAGCACATAACATAACTGAGAACCATGTTTCTTAGCGCTTGATGAGGGCGTGTTTGtgctatggttattttgcataccttcccacaactttctgggaatgttgctttgtatatgtaaaaaaaaaaaaaaaaaaaactctagctCCAACCTGGTGTcccagtggactaattccatgcaTGGATAGAGAACACAGCTTCAAATTTCAGACACCGTGTCATAATATTTTTTTtgaatgtgtttgcatgattaaagCCTTAGGACACATGCAAATTAAATGTCCTATGTGATTGGAGTAAAATAAAAGGTTTACCTAAAACAAGCTAGCAGTGTTtagtcttattgaaacattcatTGAAACTTTTAAGATGGTGACTAAACCAGCCGTGTTGCGTGCAAAAAAAATGTACATGTGTGTTATTCAATAATTTCATCCCAACTGCTCACATGGTCCGCGTAGCCAGGCGCTAACTTAGAACTTGGCTCTATTTTAGACAAGCCACCTCTCCCATCTACTCATGGGTTTCTAAGAGCATACtaacccacgtgggtgattggaGGTCCAGACTCCAGTCTAGTTGGAGGTAacgcaccttaaagttggttacCAAACACCATATAAAATCCACAGAAGAAAAGGAAAACTGAATGAAGAGAGAAATCTCACTAAAAATCTAACTAGGTTTCCCATTTTATCAGTGGATTGattgtcagagtagagaacaCATGATTTTGGATGACtcaaaatgggccaaaattctacAATGAtccagcaaaaaaaaaaagcacCTTAAGCATTTCttctcccaggacaaattagctagcaatagCAATCTGTCCTTGAATGTTTCATTTGTGTTTTGACCGGTCAAATTAATTGGCATTTTAGCCTGCGTGTCATGAACGCGTCAGGCACAATGGCGCACACACGGGCGAAGACGGTTTGGTCAAGGTTTAAGGAAGTTATTCAACAAACTCTAAGTAACCTATAATTTCCATTCTCAGTGTCTCTCTTTTTTTCCAGAACAGGCTAAAAATTTTACTTTTATTACTTATCTACTACTTATTCAGTTTTACTGTTTAGGAAACATACGGCTTTGTTCCCAGAACCAATTGGgatacacccccccaccccccctcctctcaaaaaacacattcccacaacttccaaggaaccaaatgagCTAGCTGGGcacactctctttctcatctGCATAGAACACAAACACTGACTCACATCCTCTCTAACCCTGTGATGTCAACAAGGAACTGTGATGCAAAAATTTCAGTATCAGTAATCGACTCTCTCTCACATCAGGTTCTGAAAATAAACTTGGTTAGGTCTTGCTCTAATAGCCTGCTCTGGCTACAGGGTCTCCACAGGATGAAGAGTAAACATCTGCAAGCACttgaacacacagacaaacactcaTGAAGCCAAaaacagacacccagacagagtcAAGGGACTAGTGGGTGGGGTGTCCTTTAACCTGGTTGATGTGGCGTGGACCCACCTATTTGGAACATGCACTTGGTGATCTTCACTTCTCATTTCCTGAAGGCAGAGACATTTCAAACTCtcatgaacaaacacacacacacacacacacacacacactgcagcccaATACACTGCTGTTAAAATACTTACTGTTCCCATTGAGAGCTGCTTAAAAGATCTTGGATACAATCAAGCTAAAGTGTTGTCATGTGATTTATGTGGCGTCCTCCATGTCAAACCACTCCCACTTCCTCCGCTTCCTTCCTTCCTGGCAAACCCAGTTCTATCAATTAAAAACGGGTGCATAATATTGTCTAGTTATGCACAGGGACTGCTCTAAGTGTTCCTGCAGTGCTTACAACAAGGCTCATTAGCAGTAGTCTTTTGGTGCTTAAAATTAAAGCACATGTTTTTGGAAATCGTCAAGCTGTGTTTGTGCAAGCCTTTCATCTCTAGAACGGTTCCTTGaggaaaatccccccccccccccccccggacatTGTGCTATTAAGACTTCTAAAGCTGTGAGGCCAGGTAACAATGGAGTCGAGTCGGGTCATCTAAAAAAGGTCAGGGGTGTAGAAGACTTGACCTATTTGGACTGGCACACAAGGCCATAGGGAATACAGTGCTCCAGCACAGTCACCAAACACACAGGGATTACTAGACTTACCACAGACCCAGGTCATAACTACACACTGTTGCCACAGACAAGGAATTGCCACACAGATCAATTGGTGAGAGATAAAAGGACAGCCTCTGTTTGGTAATGCAGTGATTGCAGCCGTTTGATCAGTATCAGCTACTTTCTGTTGATAGAATCACATCCACTCACAAGAGTTGAGCTTGTCAAGTGACCCGACAAACATCACCCGACAAACACAAAACTGACTGCAACCACAGAGATGGAACAATCAGGAGAAAATAGAAAAAGAGAACAAAATGTACAGAATGAGCCAGCTTGCAAAAGGAGTGAAAGAAAGAGTCAGCGAGTTGCAAAACCCTGTGTAACAGGAATGACCAGAATCAGAGCTGTAGGCGTCTGGAGCCTGTATCAAACATGACTAAGCAATCAGAACACAACCCCTGTTGATTAAATcaatgtagtaatgaatattacagccACCTGGGATTAACTATGGAAAACAGCCCTGTTTCATGAAGGCTTGGCGGCAAACCCGCTTTTGGTTCTCAACATGGTGCACAACTTCAACCACAGCTTTCCACCTTGGTGACGGATTTGTTTAGGCCAGGACTGATTGTACAGCTTGTTTTTTTATATTATCAGCCTGTGACTCAAAATGGCGGGTCAAACTAACCattcaatgggggggggggggaattgaaTTTAGATTCAAATTCagttaaaaaaaagtatttgtcaCATTCTTAGTGAACATGATGCATTTCCTCAGTTACAACCTGTCTGTATACAAGACACATGTGGTCACCGTTGCAACAGACAATGTGATGTAGGGCTGAGACTAGCAGTGCACGATATTTACCAAATATTGCAATTATGATTTAACTTGCAATTTAGATCAAAACAGTTTGCTGAACTGTTATAATCATAGAAATAAAAATAGCCTTGCTGATTCTATGCTTGGTGTAGTTTGGCATGACAACAAAAGAACAAGCAAGGTACAGTAGaagttgtgacagggtaggaaccagtGTTGGCCAGTTTCCCAGGGGACCCTTATTACGTTTGAATGTTACATTCATGGCGTTTAAGAATAAATTGCCACCTCTTGCAATATGCATATTGTACAAGTCAATATTGCAATTTCGATAATAATTTGAATAATTCTGCAGCCCTAGCTGAGACTGAAATGTTATTCCATAAGCTGTGAGAACAGGATACCATTAATGCCAAGATAGCTTCATGTGCATTTGAAAGCTACCAATACCACATAGGATCTGATGGAGAAGAACACACGACAACACACAAATATGTGATAATTATGGCTACTTGTTTTTTTACTTCTGAAAGTTAGCAGATAGTCTGTTAAATGTACATTATTAAAAAAAGGCCCAACATTTCAACTTCTCAATCTccaaaaaacaaacatacaaacccccccccccccccccccaaaacaaccCAGGACAGTATAAAGCCGCACAATTTTGTACCAGATACAGACAATAATAAAATATGCAATGCTACATTAAGTGGTTAAAAATACATCAGGGGAAAAAGtatattgatttttttttaaacatctttAAAGAATATACATTGCTATTTTTCATAACTAGCCAGGATTTTAGTCAAAAGTGCATTCTATATT
Proteins encoded in this region:
- the LOC109893295 gene encoding probable phosphatase phospho1 isoform X1, with translation MNCFGSPPGKDVTPPRSRRSTNNMAANSATPPSDRRFLIIFDFDETIVNESSDDVVVQAAPGQNLPAWLKDTYRPGHYNEYMQRVLAYMAEKGVPESAIRSVIEKIPASPGMLALFQFLRHRPPQDFEVVLVSDANTFFIESWLRRVGARQLFVKIFTNPATFDKDGRLVLRPFHSHSCLRCPENMCKQVILRDYVMRRTQERGRPFQRVFYVGDGANDFCPSLILGPRDTAFARRDYPMHRLITEIHEARPGEFKAVTVPWASGDDVVERLRKHAEEK
- the LOC109893295 gene encoding probable phosphatase phospho1 isoform X2 → MAANSATPPSDRRFLIIFDFDETIVNESSDDVVVQAAPGQNLPAWLKDTYRPGHYNEYMQRVLAYMAEKGVPESAIRSVIEKIPASPGMLALFQFLRHRPPQDFEVVLVSDANTFFIESWLRRVGARQLFVKIFTNPATFDKDGRLVLRPFHSHSCLRCPENMCKQVILRDYVMRRTQERGRPFQRVFYVGDGANDFCPSLILGPRDTAFARRDYPMHRLITEIHEARPGEFKAVTVPWASGDDVVERLRKHAEEK